A genomic stretch from Papio anubis isolate 15944 chromosome 18, Panubis1.0, whole genome shotgun sequence includes:
- the LOC101021493 gene encoding metallothionein-1X, with product MDPNCSCLPDGSCACASSCKCKECKCTSCKKSCCSCCPVGCAKCAQGCICKGTSDKCSCCA from the exons ATGGACCCCAACTGCTCCTGCTTGCCTG ATGGTTCCTGTGCCTGTGCCAGCTCCTGCAAATGCAAAGAGTGCAAATGCACCTCCTGCAAGAAGA gctgctgctcctgctgccctgtgggcTGTGCCAAGTGTGCCCAGGGCTGCATCTGCAAAGGGACATCGGACAAGTGCAGCTGCTGTGCCTGA